In the Alteromonas sp. M12 genome, one interval contains:
- the pilM gene encoding type IV pilus assembly protein PilM yields the protein MKELFKKKASQMIGLDIGTRYVKAVLFEQDGNQTKVQSFACEQINGNAFADREIKDFDAISNVLKKVKLSLKSKNKNVVVAISGSSVLSKIVYMDPDQRDFELETQIEIESDSLIPYPLEEVYLDFEELGESKTHIGKVDVLLSAAHKDVVDSRITLLREVEFVPKIVDIENYALGNAIIEFAEYPADKPILCFNIGASQLQLCVVENDRVIYSKEHSFGMNSLIQDLSIIHTLDKSETEQQLVNGELPATWREDTFPIFLANLNQHISKAVQMYISSTGAERPESLMVCGGGANIEEIAAALEGELAVEVTLFNPFEQMQISEKAEQQGFQKVAPQLVIAAGLASRSFKPCHM from the coding sequence TTGAAAGAACTTTTCAAGAAAAAAGCTTCACAAATGATAGGTCTCGATATCGGTACACGGTACGTTAAGGCTGTTTTGTTTGAACAAGATGGCAACCAGACTAAGGTGCAGAGTTTCGCATGTGAGCAGATAAACGGCAATGCCTTTGCTGACAGAGAAATAAAAGATTTTGACGCCATAAGCAATGTGCTCAAAAAAGTGAAGTTGTCACTGAAAAGCAAAAATAAAAATGTAGTAGTCGCGATATCTGGAAGTTCGGTATTGAGTAAAATAGTTTATATGGATCCAGATCAACGGGACTTCGAGTTAGAAACCCAAATAGAAATCGAATCTGATAGTCTAATTCCTTATCCGTTAGAGGAAGTATATCTGGATTTTGAAGAGTTAGGTGAGAGTAAAACTCACATCGGTAAAGTAGATGTGTTGCTCAGCGCAGCCCATAAAGATGTGGTCGATAGTCGCATCACATTATTAAGAGAAGTGGAATTTGTTCCTAAAATCGTCGATATTGAAAATTATGCTTTGGGTAATGCAATTATCGAGTTCGCTGAATATCCCGCAGATAAACCAATATTGTGTTTTAATATTGGTGCCTCTCAATTACAACTCTGTGTCGTAGAAAATGACAGAGTTATTTATAGTAAAGAACACAGTTTTGGTATGAACAGCCTTATTCAAGATCTCAGCATAATCCATACCTTAGATAAATCAGAAACTGAACAGCAATTAGTAAACGGTGAGTTACCTGCAACATGGCGCGAAGATACCTTCCCAATATTTTTAGCGAACTTAAATCAACACATCAGCAAAGCAGTACAAATGTATATCAGTTCAACTGGCGCTGAGAGGCCAGAATCTTTGATGGTTTGTGGTGGCGGGGCAAATATAGAAGAAATTGCCGCGGCACTTGAAGGTGAATTGGCAGTGGAAGTCACCCTTTTCAACCCATTTGAACAAATGCAAATCTCTGAAAAAGCTGAACAGCAAGGTTTTCAAAAAGTTGCGCCACAACTAGTGATTGCAGCTGGTTTAGCATCTAGGAGTTTCAAACCATGTCACATGTAA
- a CDS encoding type 4a pilus biogenesis protein PilO → MKFDVNKLKEMNELDFEQVANWPFEVKTVVALFVAILVAVGGYYGLISSKLPVLDRTQAEEVELKQTFAAKYRIAVNLKAYEEQLARIEADFSSMLKSLPTSNETPGLIDDITFVGTTAGLNFKLINWQQEIPKEFYTELPIQMEVTGNYHEFGQFVSNIAALPRIVTLHNFDITQQGSELRLQLQAKTYRTAVSEQGQ, encoded by the coding sequence ATGAAATTTGATGTAAATAAACTCAAAGAGATGAACGAACTGGATTTCGAACAGGTCGCGAATTGGCCATTCGAAGTGAAAACCGTAGTTGCGCTTTTTGTAGCGATTTTAGTCGCGGTCGGTGGTTATTACGGATTAATCTCCTCTAAATTACCTGTGTTAGATAGAACCCAAGCCGAAGAAGTAGAGTTAAAACAGACATTTGCCGCTAAATACAGAATTGCGGTTAATCTAAAAGCCTATGAAGAACAGCTAGCCAGAATAGAAGCTGACTTTTCGTCAATGTTAAAATCACTGCCTACCAGTAACGAGACACCTGGCCTCATTGATGACATTACCTTTGTGGGCACGACTGCAGGATTGAATTTCAAACTGATTAACTGGCAACAAGAAATTCCTAAAGAGTTTTATACTGAATTACCGATTCAAATGGAAGTCACCGGTAATTACCATGAATTTGGCCAATTTGTATCTAACATTGCAGCATTACCGCGGATTGTGACTTTACATAACTTTGATATCACTCAACAGGGTTCTGAATTACGTTTACAACTTCAAGCCAAGACTTATCGCACAGCGGTTTCGGAGCAAGGCCAATGA
- a CDS encoding PilN domain-containing protein — MSHVNLLPWREELRQRQKKDFLTLLFAVALFVMIIVYLVGMLIDSKIASQNQRNAFLQGQIAVLDAEIAKIKDIKDSKKAIEQRMALIEQLQTSRNVAPIVFDELARLVPPGVSFRSFSRQGNTVELSGVSESNNRLSSFMRKIEDSKIFGQGELSSIVADTSAPDAVSEFKLTFTINSSVAPDFSETPAEGQK; from the coding sequence ATGTCACATGTAAATCTATTACCATGGCGAGAAGAGCTTAGACAGAGACAGAAAAAAGATTTTTTAACACTACTATTTGCAGTCGCACTGTTTGTGATGATTATTGTGTATCTGGTGGGCATGTTAATCGATAGCAAGATTGCCAGCCAAAACCAACGTAACGCTTTTCTACAAGGTCAAATCGCAGTTTTAGATGCAGAAATAGCCAAAATAAAAGATATTAAAGACAGCAAGAAAGCCATTGAACAACGCATGGCCTTGATTGAACAATTACAAACCAGTCGCAATGTTGCGCCTATCGTATTTGATGAACTGGCTCGCTTGGTTCCCCCAGGTGTTTCGTTTCGCTCCTTCTCCCGTCAAGGCAATACCGTGGAGTTATCCGGGGTGAGCGAATCGAATAACCGCCTATCTTCATTTATGCGCAAGATTGAAGATTCGAAGATATTTGGTCAGGGTGAATTATCATCCATTGTGGCTGATACCTCAGCGCCCGATGCAGTCAGCGAGTTTAAATTAACATTTACCATAAACTCCTCAGTGGCACCGGACTTCTCTGAAACACCAGCAGAGGGTCAAAAATGA
- a CDS encoding type IV pilus secretin PilQ family protein encodes MSERFIFNHKLNKAKHNWIWLSLVLAGISCVSFNSAAQQVQPVLVDPEKKVASVFRSELTDLNFKRNSTGGARVTLDFNNADFQMQLSQGNQKLILTLPAVKLADDQLFTLDVIDFATQVSDIETFQETKGSKIEFKLLSKANFTHKKNGNQLVIEIEKDDQPEASKAESAFTGEPISLDFQDVPVRQVLQIIAQVNGFNLVTTDTVNGNVTISLSGVPWDQALEMILKIKGLDKRLEGNILLIAPSEELTARETQQLQSKQQVADLAPLSAVNIQINYAKAAEMAAILKSADASILSARGSVTIDERTNTVLLRDTAASVEEARALIKALDIPIKQVLIESRMVTVRDNVDEQLGVRWGISDSTSDGGISGSLEGANDIAAGIFPDLADRLNVNLPVSNPAGSIGIQIARLVDGTIIDLELSALETENKGEIIASPRITVANQQEAYIEQGTEIPYVQATSSGATSVEFKKAVLSLKVTPHITPDNRVILDLVVTQDTRGETVSTSTGPAVAIDTQEISTQVLVENGETIVLGGIFQQTSTDDVSKIPLLGDLPVVGSLFRNSQKVNEKRELLIFVTPKILVDSL; translated from the coding sequence ATGTCTGAACGTTTTATCTTTAATCATAAACTAAATAAAGCTAAGCATAATTGGATTTGGCTGAGTTTAGTACTTGCCGGAATATCTTGCGTTTCGTTTAATTCAGCGGCCCAACAAGTTCAGCCAGTATTAGTTGACCCAGAAAAGAAGGTGGCGAGTGTTTTTCGTTCCGAGTTGACCGATCTCAATTTCAAACGCAATTCAACCGGCGGTGCACGTGTCACTTTAGATTTTAATAATGCTGATTTCCAAATGCAGTTATCGCAAGGAAATCAAAAGCTGATTTTAACCCTGCCTGCGGTCAAACTTGCTGATGACCAGTTATTCACCCTTGATGTAATAGACTTCGCCACACAAGTATCCGATATAGAAACCTTTCAGGAAACGAAAGGCAGTAAAATTGAATTTAAATTACTCAGCAAAGCTAACTTTACTCATAAAAAGAATGGCAATCAGTTAGTAATTGAAATTGAAAAAGACGATCAACCAGAAGCTAGTAAAGCCGAATCAGCCTTTACCGGTGAGCCGATTTCATTAGACTTCCAAGACGTCCCTGTTCGACAAGTATTGCAAATTATTGCACAGGTGAACGGGTTCAATTTAGTTACCACAGACACGGTAAATGGCAATGTAACCATTAGTTTATCTGGGGTGCCATGGGATCAAGCTCTTGAGATGATTCTAAAAATTAAAGGCCTAGACAAACGTCTTGAAGGTAATATTCTTCTTATCGCCCCTTCTGAAGAACTCACAGCGCGAGAAACACAGCAATTACAATCTAAACAACAAGTGGCTGATTTAGCACCTCTGAGCGCGGTAAATATTCAAATAAACTATGCCAAGGCAGCTGAAATGGCAGCGATTCTAAAATCTGCTGATGCCAGTATTCTCAGTGCAAGAGGCTCAGTAACCATTGATGAGCGCACCAATACAGTATTGCTACGTGATACCGCGGCCTCTGTTGAGGAAGCTCGTGCATTGATAAAAGCGCTGGATATTCCCATCAAACAGGTGTTAATCGAGTCAAGAATGGTTACCGTTCGAGATAATGTCGATGAGCAACTTGGCGTTAGATGGGGCATCAGTGACAGCACTTCCGATGGCGGTATTTCTGGCTCGTTAGAAGGCGCGAACGACATCGCCGCTGGCATATTCCCTGATTTGGCTGATAGGTTAAACGTTAATCTCCCAGTCTCTAATCCTGCGGGCAGCATTGGAATTCAAATCGCTAGACTGGTCGATGGTACCATCATTGATTTAGAACTAAGCGCGCTGGAGACCGAAAATAAAGGTGAAATTATTGCTAGCCCACGAATTACAGTGGCCAATCAGCAGGAAGCCTATATTGAACAAGGTACTGAAATTCCTTATGTACAAGCAACATCAAGTGGCGCGACTTCTGTAGAATTCAAAAAAGCGGTATTAAGTTTAAAAGTTACACCGCATATCACTCCTGACAATCGTGTCATTTTGGATTTGGTCGTAACTCAAGATACTCGCGGTGAAACTGTCTCCACTTCAACTGGACCGGCGGTAGCAATCGATACCCAAGAGATCAGCACTCAGGTATTGGTAGAAAATGGTGAGACCATTGTACTAGGGGGGATTTTCCAACAGACATCAACTGATGACGTGTCTAAGATACCGCTGTTGGGAGACTTGCCAGTTGTCGGTAGCCTGTTCCGTAATTCTCA
- a CDS encoding pilus assembly protein PilP — MKIIVLIMAVVMLAGCEAQTDDLVTYVVEVKQSTSISIEPYPEFKTQPAFEYKAGGLRSPFKRPRNVAVQTVEAKRENCLQPDFNRTKSPLEAFGLDALTISGTFTSQGRQWALVTANDGSLHKVTTGDYIGLFFGKITSINNGNISIEEMLPDGAGCWQKNKATLSMSSQAGENNNV; from the coding sequence ATGAAAATAATCGTTTTGATAATGGCTGTTGTCATGCTGGCAGGTTGTGAGGCGCAAACGGATGACTTGGTAACCTATGTGGTCGAAGTTAAGCAAAGCACCTCTATTAGCATAGAACCCTACCCCGAATTTAAAACCCAACCTGCTTTTGAATACAAAGCGGGCGGACTCCGCAGTCCATTTAAGCGACCTCGAAATGTAGCGGTACAAACGGTTGAAGCGAAACGCGAAAACTGTTTGCAGCCTGACTTCAACAGAACCAAAAGTCCATTGGAGGCATTTGGATTAGATGCACTAACGATCTCTGGTACTTTTACCAGTCAAGGACGACAGTGGGCCTTAGTAACAGCCAATGATGGTTCGTTACATAAAGTCACGACAGGAGACTACATAGGTTTGTTCTTCGGAAAAATTACATCGATCAACAATGGTAATATTTCAATCGAAGAAATGCTGCCTGATGGCGCCGGATGCTGGCAAAAAAATAAAGCAACACTGAGTATGTCTTCACAGGCAGGAGAAAATAATAATGTCTGA